In a single window of the Deinococcus aetherius genome:
- a CDS encoding MerR family transcriptional regulator, producing the protein MRVKIGELSRQTGLSVRTLRHYDALGLLTPGERTTGAHRLYSREDAERLWQIQALKSLGLSLEAIRRVLGDPGHDPAELLRRHIEHVEARVREEQAYLARLRRLERAGQPTWSDLMEVIRMNEESRKKVDRMLETAREVGGEGSQNFDEGQMAYLRERAEAVGQTRIEEVQREWPELMTEVLTELERGTPPSDPRVKALAERWHALVREFTGGRQDIGEGLNRGYERRMTPEMQAMWDYIRAASR; encoded by the coding sequence ATGCGCGTGAAAATCGGTGAACTCTCCCGCCAGACCGGCCTGAGCGTCCGGACCCTGCGCCACTACGACGCGCTGGGCCTGCTCACGCCGGGAGAGCGCACGACCGGCGCGCACCGCCTGTACTCCCGCGAGGACGCCGAGCGGCTGTGGCAGATTCAGGCCCTCAAGTCCCTCGGCCTGAGCCTGGAGGCGATCCGCCGCGTGCTGGGCGACCCGGGGCACGACCCCGCCGAGCTGCTGCGGCGGCACATCGAGCACGTCGAGGCGCGCGTGCGGGAGGAGCAGGCGTATCTGGCCCGCCTGCGGCGGCTGGAACGTGCTGGGCAACCCACCTGGTCGGACCTCATGGAGGTGATTCGGATGAACGAGGAAAGTCGCAAGAAGGTGGACCGGATGTTGGAGACGGCCCGCGAGGTCGGCGGGGAAGGCAGCCAGAACTTCGATGAGGGCCAGATGGCCTACCTGCGCGAGCGGGCCGAGGCAGTCGGGCAGACCCGCATAGAGGAGGTGCAGCGCGAGTGGCCCGAACTGATGACCGAGGTGCTGACCGAGCTAGAACGCGGCACACCCCCGAGTGACCCGAGGGTGAAGGCGCTGGCCGAACGCTGGCATGCCCTCGTGCGTGAGTTCACGGGCGGACGACAGGACATTGGGGAGGGGCTGAACCGGGGCTACGAACGCCGCATGACCCCCGAGATGCAGGCGATGTGGGATTACATCCGGGCGGCCAGCCGGTAA
- a CDS encoding ABC-F family ATP-binding cassette domain-containing protein, whose amino-acid sequence MEVGGGERLALVGENGGGKTTLLRVMAGLDAPDAGTVTRGGRVAFLAQHADMGGGTVQGAVTPEEVRRAQREFEAASAGLGDGTDAALHAFADAEETFRTVGGYDFEVRAAEVLDGLGLVPGAPTACLSGGQMRRVMLARLLLSPADLYLLDEPTNHLDAEGAAWLEGWTRASEAAFVLASHDRAFLDAVATRTAELERGRLTVYPGGYSEAMAVKATLREAQARDYAAYRRKRAALEEERLRRASKARSASQYNPNRAPDGDKLLAKGKAQNAQNVNASRARALERAVERLDTHAAEKPFEDRRIVRLDLPDAPPGPSEVLTARDLTVMRGARDVLCGVRLDVRRGDRIALTGPNGGGKSTLLAALLGTLPHAGEVRRGQGLTVYAAGQHGEELAGLETVGDALLAANPALTPHQLHEVGAQVGLPGGPAFPLAGLSGGQRTRLSLARLGVTRAQLLVLDEPTNHLDIRAIEALEALLLAFPGTVLLASHDRTLVGRVATRVWDVRGGRVTEG is encoded by the coding sequence TTGGAGGTCGGCGGGGGCGAGCGGCTCGCGCTGGTCGGGGAGAACGGCGGCGGGAAGACCACGCTGCTGCGGGTGATGGCGGGGCTGGACGCGCCCGATGCGGGGACGGTGACGCGGGGGGGCCGGGTGGCCTTCCTCGCCCAGCACGCGGATATGGGCGGCGGAACGGTCCAGGGCGCCGTGACGCCCGAGGAGGTGAGGCGGGCACAGCGGGAGTTCGAGGCGGCCTCGGCGGGGCTCGGCGACGGCACGGACGCGGCGCTGCACGCCTTCGCGGACGCCGAGGAGACCTTTCGCACGGTGGGCGGGTACGACTTCGAGGTCCGAGCCGCCGAGGTGCTGGACGGGCTGGGCCTCGTTCCGGGTGCTCCCACCGCATGCCTGTCGGGAGGGCAGATGCGCCGGGTGATGCTCGCCCGGCTGCTCCTCTCCCCCGCCGACCTGTACCTCCTCGACGAGCCGACGAACCACCTCGACGCGGAGGGGGCGGCCTGGCTGGAGGGGTGGACCCGCGCGAGTGAGGCGGCCTTCGTGCTCGCCAGCCACGACCGGGCCTTTCTGGACGCAGTGGCGACGCGGACGGCGGAACTGGAACGCGGGCGGCTGACCGTGTATCCCGGCGGCTACTCCGAAGCGATGGCGGTGAAGGCGACCCTGCGGGAGGCCCAGGCGCGCGACTACGCGGCGTACCGGCGCAAACGGGCGGCCCTGGAGGAAGAACGCCTGCGACGGGCGAGCAAGGCCCGCAGCGCCTCGCAGTACAACCCCAACCGCGCCCCCGACGGCGACAAGCTGCTCGCCAAGGGCAAGGCGCAGAACGCCCAGAATGTGAACGCTTCCCGCGCCCGCGCCCTCGAACGGGCGGTGGAGCGGCTGGACACCCACGCCGCCGAGAAGCCCTTCGAGGACCGCCGCATCGTCCGCCTCGACCTGCCGGACGCGCCTCCCGGTCCCTCCGAGGTGCTGACGGCCCGTGACCTCACCGTCATGCGCGGCGCGCGGGACGTACTCTGTGGTGTGCGGCTCGACGTGCGCCGGGGCGACCGCATCGCCCTCACCGGGCCGAACGGTGGCGGCAAGAGCACCCTCCTGGCCGCCCTCCTCGGCACCCTGCCCCACGCGGGCGAGGTTCGGCGCGGACAGGGCCTCACCGTCTACGCGGCGGGCCAGCACGGCGAGGAACTGGCGGGGCTGGAGACGGTCGGGGACGCGCTGCTGGCTGCCAACCCGGCCCTCACGCCCCACCAGCTCCACGAGGTCGGGGCGCAGGTGGGGCTGCCGGGCGGTCCCGCCTTTCCCCTCGCAGGCCTGTCGGGGGGACAGCGCACCCGGCTGAGCCTCGCGCGGCTGGGGGTGACGCGGGCGCAACTTCTGGTGCTCGACGAGCCGACCAACCACCTCGACATCCGGGCGATTGAGGCGCTGGAGGCCCTGCTCCTCGCCTTCCCGGGCACCGTGCTTCTCGCCAGCCACGACCGGACGCTGGTGGGGCGGGTGGCGACGCGGGTGTGGGACGTGCGGGGCGGGCGGGTGACGGAGGGATGA